A window from Flavobacterium sp. 83 encodes these proteins:
- a CDS encoding ABC transporter permease, translated as MNLEYFIAKRLITAKDYKSSISAPIIKIAISAIAIGMIMMIVSVATGIGLQQKIREKVSAFNGHIIISNYDNNQSEVTLVPISKKQDFYPKFTAVPGVSHIQAIASKAGIIRTETAFEGIIFKGVGSDYRWDNIKEYLVSGKLPDFSKNINQEVLISQFLANRLNLKVGDSFNTFFIKESQNQLPNIRRFKTTGIFNSGFQEFDATYVIGDIRHMQRINKWTPDQVGAFEVFVNDFDNIKSIGEQVYEQTSSTLDTKTIIEKYSYIFEWLQLFDFNIIVILVVMILVATINMVVALLVLILERTQMIGILKALGANNWSVRKIFLYNAFYLIVRGLFWGNLIGISLLLMQQQFGIIQLNPENYYVNQAPVYLNWGYILLLNLLTVTVCFLVLLIPSYIITKISPVKAIRFD; from the coding sequence TTGAATTTAGAATATTTCATAGCCAAACGACTCATAACTGCTAAAGATTATAAAAGTAGCATATCTGCGCCAATTATAAAAATTGCAATTTCGGCAATTGCCATTGGTATGATTATGATGATTGTTTCGGTAGCAACGGGAATTGGGCTGCAACAAAAAATCCGCGAAAAGGTTTCGGCTTTCAATGGACATATCATTATTTCGAATTATGATAATAATCAATCCGAAGTTACATTAGTTCCCATTTCTAAAAAACAGGATTTTTATCCAAAATTCACAGCTGTTCCCGGAGTGAGTCACATTCAAGCTATCGCCAGTAAGGCTGGAATCATCAGAACCGAAACAGCTTTTGAGGGAATCATCTTCAAGGGAGTAGGCAGTGATTATAGATGGGATAATATAAAGGAGTATCTGGTTTCTGGAAAACTTCCAGATTTTTCAAAAAATATCAATCAAGAAGTATTGATATCGCAATTCCTTGCCAATAGATTGAATCTAAAAGTAGGGGATTCCTTCAATACATTCTTTATAAAAGAAAGCCAAAATCAATTACCTAACATCCGAAGATTTAAAACCACAGGTATTTTTAACTCTGGTTTTCAAGAATTTGATGCTACATATGTAATAGGTGATATCCGTCACATGCAGCGTATCAATAAATGGACGCCAGATCAAGTAGGTGCTTTCGAAGTTTTTGTAAATGATTTTGATAATATAAAGTCAATAGGGGAGCAAGTCTATGAACAAACATCGTCAACACTCGATACTAAAACCATAATCGAAAAATACAGCTATATATTCGAGTGGCTTCAACTATTCGATTTCAATATCATCGTCATATTAGTAGTCATGATACTTGTTGCTACGATTAATATGGTTGTTGCACTACTAGTATTAATACTCGAGCGAACCCAAATGATAGGAATACTAAAAGCATTAGGAGCTAATAATTGGTCAGTTCGAAAAATATTTCTATACAATGCCTTTTATCTTATCGTAAGAGGATTGTTTTGGGGTAATCTTATCGGAATCTCATTATTGTTAATGCAACAACAATTTGGGATAATCCAATTGAATCCCGAAAATTACTACGTCAATCAAGCCCCGGTCTACCTAAATTGGGGATATATATTGTTGTTGAATTTACTAACAGTTACCGTTTGTTTCTTAGTATTGTTAATTCCTTCCTATATAATAACCAAAATTTCACCGGTGAAAGCAATACGTTTCGATTAA
- a CDS encoding substrate-binding domain-containing protein, whose product MKNYAKISYFVFLAVIVFFLACNRSKSSKDNETILKGSVSIFVDETLTPIIEDQVAVFESKYDAKIKLISKSEAETVNSLFNEKASIAILARNLTTEELKIFDQRKIIPKVTIFGTDAIALISNKNNKDTIIALKDVINFMQGKSVPSIKGLVFDNPNSSTVRYINSLAGLKAIPEKGVFSFKTNDEVIKYVSENDGMIGIVGVNWLSQPMPNMQIYVEKVNALNVKGLTSDNSFSPSQNNIAEGKYPLARDLYIINCQGYSGLGMGFASFVAGDIGQRVILKSGLLPVRIPGRNITIRNKIENDKK is encoded by the coding sequence ATGAAAAATTATGCTAAAATTTCGTATTTTGTTTTTCTTGCGGTAATAGTGTTTTTCTTAGCTTGTAATCGTTCTAAAAGTTCAAAAGATAATGAAACCATACTGAAAGGTTCAGTTTCAATTTTTGTAGATGAAACTTTGACACCTATTATTGAGGATCAAGTAGCTGTATTTGAAAGCAAATATGATGCTAAAATAAAACTTATTTCAAAATCTGAAGCTGAAACTGTTAATTCATTGTTTAACGAGAAAGCTTCTATAGCTATTTTAGCTAGGAATTTGACAACTGAAGAATTGAAGATTTTTGATCAAAGAAAAATCATACCTAAAGTAACAATATTCGGTACAGATGCGATTGCCCTGATTTCTAATAAGAACAATAAGGATACTATTATAGCGTTAAAAGATGTTATTAATTTTATGCAGGGGAAATCTGTCCCATCCATTAAGGGGTTAGTTTTTGATAATCCAAATTCAAGTACAGTTCGATATATTAATTCTCTCGCAGGTTTAAAAGCTATTCCTGAAAAAGGTGTTTTTTCATTTAAAACCAATGATGAAGTTATTAAATATGTTTCTGAAAATGATGGAATGATAGGAATTGTAGGAGTTAATTGGCTTTCTCAACCAATGCCTAATATGCAAATATATGTAGAGAAAGTGAATGCTTTAAATGTTAAAGGGCTTACTAGTGATAATTCATTTTCTCCTTCCCAAAATAATATAGCAGAAGGCAAGTACCCTTTGGCACGCGATTTGTATATAATAAATTGTCAAGGATATTCAGGTCTAGGAATGGGTTTTGCTTCATTTGTAGCTGGAGATATTGGACAAAGAGTAATTTTAAAATCTGGTTTGCTTCCTGTTCGTATTCCCGGCAGGAATATTACAATAAGGAATAAAATTGAAAATGATAAAAAATAA
- a CDS encoding YkgJ family cysteine cluster protein, with translation MKHILNNLPKEAKDKHIENKKYFDKLKKKTPKNLDYVMQDLHDAEFKKTDCLTCANCCKTTGPLFTDADIERVSKYLRQKPQQFIEQYLRIDEDRDYVLQSVPCTFLDNENACMIYDVRPKACREFPHTDRKKFQQITDLTLKNVAICPAAFNIVEEMKKKLPL, from the coding sequence TTGAAACATATTTTAAACAATCTTCCTAAAGAAGCCAAAGATAAGCATATAGAAAATAAAAAGTATTTCGATAAGCTGAAAAAGAAGACGCCAAAAAATTTGGATTATGTGATGCAGGATTTGCATGACGCCGAATTCAAGAAGACGGATTGTTTAACGTGTGCCAATTGTTGTAAAACTACCGGACCATTATTTACAGATGCGGATATTGAGCGTGTTTCAAAATATCTTAGGCAAAAGCCACAACAGTTTATTGAACAATATTTAAGAATCGATGAAGACAGGGATTATGTGTTGCAAAGTGTGCCGTGTACTTTTCTGGATAATGAAAATGCATGCATGATTTATGATGTTCGCCCAAAAGCGTGCAGAGAATTTCCACATACAGATAGAAAAAAGTTTCAACAAATTACGGATTTAACTTTGAAGAATGTGGCTATATGTCCCGCTGCTTTTAATATTGTTGAGGAAATGAAAAAGAAGTTGCCTCTTTAA
- a CDS encoding YfiT family bacillithiol transferase, whose amino-acid sequence MENTSLEKLSYPIGKFIAPETYSKEYLTNKIAEIASFPERLKKEVIHLTDEQLETPYRQDGWTIRQVIHHCADSHMNCFIRIKWTLTEDKPVIKFYHEDRWAELHDNLTMPIQPTLSFLEGLHFRLAYLMNSLSEADLEKSFIHPEHNAAFQLKEIIGTYAWHGNHHLAHITELKKQKGW is encoded by the coding sequence ATGGAAAATACATCATTAGAAAAATTGAGTTATCCTATTGGAAAATTTATTGCCCCAGAAACTTATTCAAAAGAATACCTAACTAATAAAATAGCAGAAATTGCAAGTTTCCCAGAACGATTGAAAAAAGAAGTAATTCATTTAACCGATGAACAACTAGAAACACCGTATCGTCAAGATGGCTGGACAATTCGTCAAGTAATTCATCATTGCGCAGACAGTCACATGAATTGTTTCATTAGGATTAAATGGACATTGACTGAAGACAAACCCGTAATAAAATTTTATCACGAAGATCGTTGGGCGGAATTACATGATAATTTAACAATGCCCATTCAGCCTACGCTGTCTTTTCTGGAAGGATTACACTTTCGTTTGGCATATCTAATGAATAGTCTTTCTGAAGCTGATTTAGAAAAATCCTTTATTCATCCTGAGCATAACGCAGCATTTCAGTTGAAGGAAATAATAGGAACTTATGCTTGGCATGGAAACCACCATTTAGCACACATCACTGAACTAAAAAAACAAAAAGGGTGGTAG
- a CDS encoding helicase HerA-like domain-containing protein, producing MSRKEDFIQNIITGYISKGESIILGGAILDGEALADAHVKIPLKTINRHGLIAGATGTGKTKTIQVLSEQLSSFGIPVLMMDIKGDFSGIAKEGEEKPFITERHAKINIPYSVSSFPVELLTLSEQNGVRLRATVSEFGPVLFSRILGLNDTQAGVIAVIFKYCDDNKMPLLDLKDIKKVINYITEEGKDEITADYGKISTSTTGIILRKIIELEQQGADLFFGEMSFDIEDLMRIDENGKGYVNILRLTDIQDRPKLFSTFMLSLLAEIYQQMPEKGDADQPELVIFIDEAHLIFNEASKALLEQIETIIKLIRSKGIGIYFITQNPMDIPSGVLAQLGLKIQHALRAFTANDRQAIKQTADNYPTSEYYKTDEVLTSLGIGEALVTALNEKGIPTPLAATMMRAPMSRMDILTESEIQEINSKSKLVKKYSELIDRESAYEMLNKKITIVEQEVAAQEQEKTIEKEENNGPSTASVVGKSVLKVLTSATFIRGAFSILTKILKK from the coding sequence ATGAGCAGAAAAGAAGATTTTATACAAAACATCATTACCGGCTATATTTCAAAAGGAGAAAGCATTATTTTAGGCGGAGCAATCTTAGACGGAGAAGCTTTAGCTGACGCCCATGTAAAAATACCATTAAAAACAATAAACCGACATGGCTTAATTGCCGGTGCTACCGGAACAGGAAAAACTAAAACTATTCAGGTCCTTTCAGAACAGTTGTCCTCTTTTGGAATTCCAGTATTGATGATGGATATAAAAGGTGATTTTAGTGGTATTGCAAAAGAAGGGGAAGAAAAACCTTTTATTACCGAACGTCATGCTAAAATTAACATCCCATACAGTGTTTCCAGCTTTCCGGTTGAATTACTGACTTTGTCTGAACAAAATGGAGTACGCCTTCGTGCAACAGTATCAGAATTTGGCCCTGTCCTATTTTCAAGAATATTAGGATTAAACGACACTCAAGCAGGTGTTATTGCTGTTATATTCAAATACTGCGATGATAATAAAATGCCTTTGTTAGATCTTAAAGACATCAAAAAAGTAATTAATTATATAACCGAAGAAGGAAAAGACGAGATTACTGCAGATTATGGTAAAATTTCAACTTCAACTACTGGAATTATTCTTAGAAAGATCATTGAGTTAGAGCAACAAGGTGCTGACTTATTTTTTGGAGAAATGTCTTTTGATATTGAAGATTTAATGCGAATTGACGAAAATGGCAAGGGATATGTCAACATCCTTCGCTTGACAGACATTCAGGATAGACCAAAATTATTTTCGACATTTATGCTTAGTTTATTAGCTGAAATATACCAACAGATGCCTGAAAAAGGAGATGCCGACCAACCTGAATTAGTGATTTTTATAGATGAAGCCCATTTAATATTTAATGAAGCCAGCAAAGCACTATTAGAACAAATAGAAACTATCATAAAATTAATACGTTCAAAAGGAATTGGGATTTACTTTATTACTCAAAATCCTATGGATATTCCAAGCGGCGTTTTAGCACAATTAGGTCTAAAAATACAACATGCTTTAAGGGCTTTTACAGCAAATGACCGACAAGCAATTAAACAAACAGCTGACAATTATCCAACATCTGAATATTATAAAACTGATGAAGTACTGACTAGCCTTGGAATTGGTGAAGCTTTGGTCACTGCATTGAACGAAAAAGGAATTCCTACTCCTCTTGCAGCTACCATGATGCGTGCACCGATGAGCAGAATGGATATTTTGACTGAAAGTGAAATTCAGGAAATCAATTCTAAGTCAAAACTGGTAAAGAAATACAGCGAACTTATTGATCGTGAAAGCGCTTACGAAATGCTAAATAAAAAAATAACTATTGTCGAACAAGAAGTTGCAGCACAAGAACAAGAAAAAACAATTGAGAAAGAAGAAAATAACGGGCCAAGCACAGCTAGTGTTGTAGGGAAATCTGTTTTGAAAGTATTGACTAGTGCAACTTTCATAAGAGGTGCTTTTAGTATTTTAACAAAAATATTAAAGAAATAA
- a CDS encoding MotA/TolQ/ExbB proton channel family protein: MANVKKENGSKGGGMISGIIIVACVFVGWIVWNFIMGNGANFEGGVNTGHPLPGNYLAMVYKGGPIVPILLGCLLMVIVFSFERFAVISKAAGKGNLDQFMKSVQGNITTGDIDGAIALCDKQKGSVANAIKSALLKYQDVKKEGLDSEAAAETIHKEIEEATSLEMPMLEKHMTILSTLVSLGTLAGLLGTVTGMIKAFGALASAGTPDQAALANGISEALINTATGISTSALAIVAYNFFTSKIDTLTYSIDEAGNTIVNTYRHFRSTQK; this comes from the coding sequence ATGGCAAACGTTAAAAAAGAAAACGGTTCAAAAGGTGGAGGAATGATTTCAGGAATCATTATTGTAGCATGTGTTTTTGTTGGATGGATAGTATGGAATTTTATAATGGGTAATGGTGCTAACTTCGAGGGTGGAGTTAATACAGGTCACCCACTACCGGGTAATTACTTGGCAATGGTTTATAAAGGAGGTCCTATTGTGCCTATTTTATTAGGATGTTTGTTAATGGTTATTGTGTTTTCATTCGAGCGTTTTGCGGTTATTTCAAAAGCAGCTGGTAAAGGAAATCTTGATCAATTCATGAAAAGTGTACAAGGAAATATCACTACTGGTGATATTGATGGTGCGATCGCTTTATGTGACAAACAAAAAGGATCTGTTGCAAATGCAATTAAATCTGCTTTATTGAAATACCAAGATGTTAAAAAAGAAGGATTAGATAGCGAAGCTGCTGCTGAAACAATTCACAAAGAAATTGAAGAAGCAACTTCATTGGAAATGCCAATGTTAGAAAAACATATGACTATTCTTTCTACATTAGTTTCTTTAGGAACACTTGCAGGTTTGTTAGGTACAGTAACCGGGATGATTAAGGCGTTTGGTGCTTTGGCTTCTGCTGGAACTCCAGATCAAGCTGCTCTTGCAAATGGTATCTCTGAAGCCTTGATTAACACTGCAACGGGTATCTCTACTTCTGCATTAGCAATCGTTGCTTACAACTTTTTTACTTCTAAAATTGATACTTTGACTTATTCTATTGATGAGGCTGGTAATACAATTGTAAATACTTACAGACACTTCAGAAGTACACAAAAATAA
- a CDS encoding biopolymer transporter ExbD produces the protein MAELNTGDGGGKKGGKVRSKKSGSKVDLTAMVDLAFLLITFFMLTTTLSKPQSMPLGLPDKEDDKTKDKPIKVDENRTMTVLLGDNDKMTYYMGLLATPIAGPKEISYGKEGIRKELLKRKKSVLEYTGKKDKGMIVIIKPSKKSNYRNLVDILDEMAIVDVPTYAIVNDFTPEEQKLLEGK, from the coding sequence ATGGCTGAATTAAATACCGGCGACGGTGGAGGCAAAAAAGGTGGAAAGGTAAGAAGTAAAAAATCAGGTTCAAAAGTAGATTTAACTGCTATGGTGGATTTGGCATTCTTATTGATTACTTTCTTTATGCTTACTACTACGTTGTCTAAACCGCAATCGATGCCTTTGGGTTTGCCAGATAAAGAAGATGATAAAACTAAGGATAAGCCAATTAAAGTTGACGAAAACCGTACTATGACTGTATTATTAGGAGATAATGATAAAATGACATATTATATGGGTTTATTGGCTACTCCAATTGCTGGTCCTAAGGAAATTTCTTATGGTAAAGAAGGTATTCGTAAAGAATTATTGAAAAGAAAAAAATCAGTTTTAGAGTACACTGGTAAGAAAGATAAAGGGATGATTGTAATTATCAAACCAAGTAAAAAATCAAATTACCGTAATTTAGTAGATATTCTAGATGAAATGGCTATTGTTGATGTTCCAACATATGCAATTGTAAATGATTTTACTCCTGAGGAACAAAAATTGTTAGAAGGTAAGTAA
- a CDS encoding 7-carboxy-7-deazaguanine synthase QueE, with translation MLSKEIQLEVNKGAMLPLMEEFYTIQGEGFHTGTAAYFIRIGGCDVGCHWCDVKESWNAELHPPTGIDLIVSNASKYSETVVVTGGEPLMWDMSLLTQKLKENNRKVHIETSGAYPLTGVWDWICLSPKKNKLPTETVYDNAHELKVIIYNKHDFIFAEEQAEKVNNNAILFLQPEWSKKEEMTPLIVDYVMNNPKWRVSLQTHKYLNIP, from the coding sequence ATGTTATCAAAAGAAATACAATTAGAAGTTAACAAAGGAGCTATGCTTCCCTTGATGGAAGAGTTTTATACCATTCAAGGCGAAGGATTTCATACGGGAACTGCCGCATACTTTATTAGAATAGGCGGATGCGATGTTGGGTGTCATTGGTGTGATGTTAAAGAAAGTTGGAATGCCGAATTGCATCCTCCAACAGGGATTGATTTGATTGTTTCAAATGCAAGTAAATATTCAGAGACTGTTGTAGTAACTGGTGGAGAACCTCTAATGTGGGATATGTCTTTGCTAACGCAAAAGCTAAAAGAAAATAACAGAAAAGTTCATATAGAAACTTCAGGAGCATATCCATTAACAGGGGTCTGGGATTGGATTTGTTTGTCTCCAAAGAAAAATAAATTACCTACGGAAACTGTTTATGATAATGCACATGAGTTGAAAGTAATCATTTATAATAAACATGATTTTATTTTTGCTGAAGAGCAAGCTGAAAAAGTGAATAATAATGCTATTTTATTCCTGCAGCCAGAATGGAGTAAAAAAGAAGAAATGACTCCACTTATAGTCGATTATGTGATGAACAATCCGAAATGGCGTGTTTCTTTACAAACGCATAAATATTTGAATATTCCTTAG
- a CDS encoding cupin domain-containing protein gives MKKYFIQKTPFVVPTTDGKLIEEHHGIATTNNPDISIAHMIAPPHWSESFQTPEFEEYSYIIKRKKQFLIENETVILEAGQSIKIEKNTRVQYSNPFEEPCEYIAICKPAFDFTKVHREE, from the coding sequence ATGAAAAAATATTTTATTCAAAAAACACCATTTGTTGTTCCAACAACAGATGGTAAATTAATTGAAGAGCATCACGGAATTGCTACCACAAACAATCCAGATATTTCAATCGCACATATGATTGCACCACCTCATTGGAGCGAATCCTTTCAAACACCAGAATTTGAAGAATACAGCTACATCATAAAAAGAAAAAAACAATTTCTTATTGAAAATGAAACTGTAATTCTTGAAGCTGGTCAATCTATAAAAATTGAGAAAAACACTCGGGTACAATATTCTAATCCTTTTGAAGAACCATGTGAATATATTGCCATTTGCAAACCTGCTTTCGATTTCACAAAAGTACACCGTGAGGAATAA
- a CDS encoding bifunctional 2-polyprenyl-6-hydroxyphenol methylase/3-demethylubiquinol 3-O-methyltransferase UbiG — protein sequence MKDLFGKAILDFQTNNFPEDLITETSISEEEEMSVAYLFRSYNEMPKLEQKALQLAKGKILDVGCGAGSHSLYLQNEKNLIVHSIDISQNAVEACKLRGLKDVHVQNILEMDAENPENKFDTILLLMNGTGIFGTLKETTKFLQKLRRLLNSNGQILIDSSDIIYMFDNDEDGGKWIPSKGYYGELTFTIRYKNEKEEEFPWLYLDYNTLQNAAFANGLQCELILEGEHYDYLAKLSI from the coding sequence ATGAAAGACCTTTTTGGCAAAGCCATACTTGATTTTCAAACCAATAATTTTCCTGAAGATTTAATCACGGAAACCTCCATTTCTGAAGAAGAAGAAATGAGTGTTGCCTATTTATTTCGTTCTTATAATGAAATGCCAAAATTGGAACAAAAAGCCTTACAACTTGCAAAGGGAAAAATTTTGGATGTAGGTTGTGGAGCAGGAAGCCATAGTTTGTATCTACAAAACGAAAAAAATCTTATTGTTCATTCAATTGACATTTCTCAAAATGCAGTTGAAGCTTGCAAACTTCGCGGATTGAAAGATGTTCATGTTCAAAATATCCTTGAAATGGATGCTGAAAATCCCGAAAATAAATTTGACACCATTTTATTATTAATGAATGGCACCGGCATTTTTGGAACACTTAAAGAAACCACTAAATTTTTACAGAAATTGAGAAGGTTGCTAAACTCAAATGGACAAATTTTAATTGATTCATCGGATATTATTTACATGTTTGATAATGATGAAGATGGAGGAAAATGGATTCCGAGTAAAGGCTATTATGGCGAATTGACTTTTACAATACGCTATAAAAACGAAAAAGAAGAAGAATTTCCTTGGCTCTACCTAGATTACAATACCTTGCAAAATGCGGCTTTCGCCAATGGATTACAGTGCGAGTTAATTCTTGAAGGGGAGCATTATGACTATTTAGCTAAACTTTCAATTTAA
- a CDS encoding biopolymer transporter ExbD yields the protein MAIKMSKKAASIDMTAMCDVAFLLLTFFILTATAKIPEALPVDTPASTVQSKLPDADLATITIGKGKVFFDLKGREVRKRTLELMGQKYGVAFTEDESSKFALMEGIGVPISNLKQLISMKTAERSKEGVQPGVPKDSLDNQLKEWIYNARIANIEVDDKELQFAIKGDAKEEYPSIKKVMDILQDQKINSFNLVTGLRAKDK from the coding sequence ATGGCTATAAAAATGTCCAAAAAAGCAGCGTCTATTGACATGACTGCTATGTGTGATGTGGCTTTTCTTTTGCTTACGTTCTTTATTTTGACCGCTACAGCTAAGATTCCAGAAGCATTACCGGTAGATACGCCAGCCTCAACAGTTCAGTCTAAGCTTCCTGATGCAGATTTAGCGACGATTACTATTGGTAAAGGTAAAGTGTTTTTTGACCTAAAAGGAAGAGAAGTTCGTAAAAGAACTTTGGAATTGATGGGACAAAAATATGGTGTTGCATTCACAGAAGATGAATCGTCAAAATTTGCTTTAATGGAAGGAATTGGGGTGCCAATTTCAAATCTAAAGCAACTTATCTCTATGAAAACTGCAGAGCGAAGTAAAGAAGGTGTTCAGCCTGGAGTTCCTAAAGATTCACTTGATAATCAATTGAAAGAATGGATTTACAATGCTCGTATTGCAAATATTGAGGTCGATGATAAAGAATTGCAGTTTGCTATAAAAGGAGATGCAAAGGAAGAATATCCATCTATTAAAAAGGTAATGGATATTTTACAAGACCAAAAAATCAATAGCTTCAATCTGGTTACTGGTTTGAGAGCAAAAGATAAATAA
- a CDS encoding exo-beta-N-acetylmuramidase NamZ domain-containing protein gives MIPFSKTFLCLTFLIIISTSCSARKTDLSGTVKLDLEKAKNNSSAAIKTGADNYKNYLPLLKNKRIGIVTNQTGILSNKTHLVDFLLQKNIAIQKIFAPEHGFRGTADAGEHIVDGKDSKTGLPIISLYGDNKKPKSEQLADIDIMVFDLQDVGARFYTYISSLHYIMEACAENNIPLLILDRPNPNGSIVDGPILEKEFTSFVGMHPIPLLHGMTIGEYAKMINGDKWLKNGAQCKLTVIPCINYNRKMNYSLPVKPSPNLPNDQAVNLYSSLCLFEGTNVSVGRGTQKQFQIYGSPYLPKSTFTFIPKPNLGAQNPVYNGIECYGEDLSTQTRVNRLELKWLIKAYQTTNDKSKFFNPFFIKLAGTKKLQQQIENGIPEEEIRESWKKGLIEFKEMRTKYLIY, from the coding sequence ATGATACCATTTTCCAAGACATTTCTTTGCCTCACCTTCTTAATAATCATTTCGACTTCCTGTTCAGCTAGAAAAACAGATTTAAGCGGAACTGTAAAATTGGATTTAGAAAAAGCTAAAAACAATTCATCCGCAGCAATAAAGACTGGAGCCGACAATTATAAAAACTATCTCCCATTATTAAAGAACAAGAGAATTGGAATTGTAACTAACCAGACAGGAATTCTATCCAATAAAACTCATTTGGTAGATTTTCTATTACAAAAAAATATTGCTATCCAAAAAATATTTGCACCTGAGCATGGTTTTCGCGGAACTGCGGATGCAGGCGAACATATAGTTGACGGTAAAGATTCTAAAACTGGGCTGCCAATTATTTCTCTTTATGGAGATAATAAAAAACCGAAATCAGAACAACTAGCCGATATTGATATTATGGTTTTTGACTTGCAAGACGTAGGCGCACGATTTTACACTTATATTTCATCATTGCACTATATTATGGAAGCTTGTGCTGAAAATAATATTCCCCTTTTAATCCTTGACAGACCAAATCCTAACGGAAGTATTGTAGACGGACCCATTTTAGAAAAAGAATTCACCAGTTTTGTGGGTATGCATCCAATTCCTTTGCTTCACGGAATGACAATTGGTGAGTATGCTAAAATGATAAATGGCGATAAATGGCTAAAGAATGGTGCGCAATGCAAGCTAACCGTAATTCCATGTATTAATTACAACCGAAAAATGAATTATAGCCTCCCTGTAAAACCTTCTCCTAATCTTCCAAATGACCAAGCTGTGAATCTATATTCGAGTTTATGTCTTTTTGAAGGGACGAATGTAAGTGTGGGTCGTGGCACCCAAAAACAATTCCAGATTTACGGCTCTCCATATTTACCGAAAAGCACCTTTACTTTTATTCCGAAACCAAATTTGGGCGCACAAAATCCTGTTTATAATGGTATAGAATGTTACGGAGAAGATTTGTCAACACAGACAAGAGTAAATCGACTGGAATTAAAATGGTTAATTAAAGCTTATCAGACTACAAATGACAAATCGAAATTTTTCAATCCTTTTTTTATTAAACTAGCAGGAACTAAAAAACTACAGCAACAAATAGAAAATGGAATTCCGGAAGAGGAAATCAGAGAAAGCTGGAAGAAAGGGTTAATTGAGTTTAAAGAAATGAGAACGAAATATTTGATTTATTAA
- a CDS encoding energy transducer TonB gives MKLDIFTNQWLDIVFEGRNKAYGAYELRKTNTKTTVKALVLGAIVFALAVSAPLIMSLIPNSSDDSDTIDTKITTVKLPPKKEEVKKDLPPPPPPPPKVDQVKFVKPVVAKADEVTEEPPKIVEIKDKKLGAETIKGDPDAELSVEPVGNGPSAVVEEDTQIYNTAGIEVKPDFPGGMEKFYKFVGNNYQTPEEEGLKGKVYVTFVVEKDGSLTDIKVIRDIGYGTGKEAIRVLNKCPRWNPGEQNGKKVRVLYSLPITIQSAE, from the coding sequence ATGAAATTAGATATATTCACAAATCAATGGCTTGATATTGTATTCGAAGGTCGTAATAAGGCCTATGGTGCTTATGAGCTTCGAAAAACAAATACGAAGACTACGGTTAAAGCTCTTGTGCTTGGCGCAATTGTTTTCGCTCTTGCTGTTAGTGCGCCACTTATAATGAGTCTTATTCCTAACTCTTCAGATGATTCTGATACAATAGATACTAAGATTACAACTGTAAAGTTGCCGCCTAAGAAAGAAGAAGTAAAAAAAGATCTTCCACCACCCCCACCACCTCCTCCAAAAGTGGATCAGGTAAAATTTGTTAAGCCAGTTGTGGCTAAAGCAGATGAGGTTACAGAAGAGCCACCTAAAATTGTTGAAATTAAAGACAAGAAATTAGGTGCTGAAACTATTAAAGGTGATCCAGATGCTGAATTGTCTGTAGAACCAGTTGGGAACGGACCTAGTGCTGTTGTAGAAGAAGATACTCAGATTTACAACACTGCAGGTATTGAAGTAAAACCTGATTTTCCAGGTGGTATGGAGAAATTCTACAAGTTTGTTGGAAATAACTACCAGACTCCTGAAGAAGAAGGTTTAAAAGGTAAAGTTTACGTTACTTTTGTTGTTGAAAAAGATGGTTCATTAACTGATATCAAAGTAATCAGAGATATTGGTTACGGTACAGGAAAAGAAGCAATCCGTGTTTTGAACAAATGTCCTAGATGGAACCCAGGAGAGCAAAATGGTAAAAAAGTAAGGGTGCTTTATTCTCTTCCAATTACTATTCAATCTGCTGAATAA